The following are encoded in a window of Candidatus Microthrix parvicella Bio17-1 genomic DNA:
- a CDS encoding DUF427 domain-containing protein, with protein sequence MTQGHTISTHAEDVHVEVRLDGELVADARRPVMLEETGLPTAYYLPKDALTVDARPIELSTHCPFKGDASYWTIEVGGRTHDAIAWSYETPNEGAEDIEGHVAFFADRAEILVDGVAV encoded by the coding sequence ATGACCCAGGGACACACGATCAGCACCCATGCCGAAGACGTCCACGTCGAGGTTCGCCTCGACGGTGAGCTCGTCGCCGACGCCAGGCGGCCGGTGATGTTGGAGGAGACCGGGTTGCCGACGGCCTACTACCTACCCAAGGACGCTCTCACGGTGGACGCCCGGCCGATCGAGCTGAGCACTCACTGCCCGTTCAAGGGCGATGCGTCCTACTGGACGATCGAGGTGGGTGGCCGCACCCACGATGCGATCGCATGGAGCTACGAGACCCCTAACGAGGGCGCCGAGGACATCGAAGGCCACGTGGCGTTCTTCGCCGACCGGGCCGAGATCCTCGTCGACGGCGTCGCCGTCTGA
- a CDS encoding siderophore-interacting protein: MATPTQYGRVERLVQLTPNMIRVILGGDGLAGFQPTRFSDQYINAQFVPEGAPYSTPFDVDAARSLPAMQRPRGRRITVREWDPVERLLTLDFVTHGDVGYAGSWVRSAQVGDLLQFLGPSGSYLPDPEADWYLLVGDETVLPAIAASLPHIPAGRPVVAMVLVDGPECELTLDCEADLTTIWLHRDRPGHDHDRQLRALEDLSFPEGRVDGFVHGEAGETRAVRRHLLADRNVAKEQLSASPYWRCRFSDEDWRQVKKAWVAEMEAEV, encoded by the coding sequence ATGGCTACCCCCACACAGTACGGACGGGTCGAACGGCTCGTTCAGCTGACGCCCAACATGATCAGGGTGATCCTGGGAGGCGACGGTCTCGCCGGGTTTCAGCCGACACGGTTCAGCGATCAGTACATCAACGCCCAGTTCGTTCCCGAGGGCGCGCCCTACTCGACGCCCTTCGATGTCGACGCGGCACGGTCGCTGCCGGCGATGCAACGTCCGCGCGGTCGCCGGATCACCGTCAGGGAGTGGGATCCGGTCGAGCGCCTGCTGACGCTGGACTTCGTCACACACGGCGACGTCGGATACGCCGGGTCGTGGGTTCGTTCCGCTCAGGTGGGTGATCTCTTGCAGTTCCTTGGCCCGTCCGGTTCGTATCTGCCCGATCCCGAGGCCGATTGGTACCTGCTGGTTGGCGACGAGACGGTGCTGCCGGCCATCGCAGCGTCGCTTCCGCACATTCCGGCCGGGCGACCGGTGGTGGCGATGGTGTTGGTCGACGGTCCCGAGTGCGAGCTGACCCTCGACTGCGAGGCGGACCTGACCACGATTTGGCTTCACCGCGATCGGCCCGGCCACGATCATGATCGTCAGCTGCGGGCGCTGGAGGACCTGTCGTTCCCGGAGGGTCGGGTGGACGGTTTCGTTCACGGCGAGGCCGGCGAGACCCGGGCGGTGCGCCGCCATCTGCTCGCCGACCGCAACGTGGCCAAGGAGCAGCTGTCGGCATCCCCCTACTGGCGCTGTCGCTTCAGCGATGAGGACTGGCGGCAGGTGAAGAAGGCCTGGGTGGCCGAGATGGAAGCCGAGGTTTGA
- a CDS encoding flavin-containing monooxygenase, with protein sequence MSHESESPTSEIDPVEAAKERYRLEREKRLRSDGLAQYSQLDDYEEYDHDPWVEPGFTREPVVEETTAVIVGGGFGGMLLAVNLIKRGITDFRIVEAAGDFGGTWYWNRYPGCQCDVESYIYMPLLEETGYMPSKRYAPATEIFEHCQRIGRHFDLYPHALFQTEMETAVWDEEAARWRITTDRGDQLTAKFMVTAGGILHKAKLPAIEGITDFEGRAFHTARWNYEFTGGGPTDPMDKMADKRVGIIGTGATSVQVVPQLARAAKEVFVFQRTPASVGVRNNSFTDPEWWKTLKPGWQAERMANFTSVVSGEHPDEDLVADEWSVVWGTDTQSEPATPEEAVALERHDFEVMETLRGRVDDVVDDPETAERLKPWYGKHCKRVTFHDEYLEAFNSPNVHLVDTDGRGVELMNAQGPVVDGEQYEIDLLIYASGFEVTTGLVSRLGFDPVGKGGVKLSERWADGAHTLHGVFTHGFPNMLVCHFVQAGFGLNFTHYLSESTNHLASIIARAEDENIVSIEATEEAEEAWLATLWQAGKGFGRYGAKCTPSYGNSEGARSMEAARNVVHPGNLMNYVAYLQEWRDAGDMPGTVVVRGDEV encoded by the coding sequence CGTCTTCGCTCCGACGGGTTGGCGCAGTACTCCCAACTGGACGACTACGAGGAGTACGACCACGACCCTTGGGTGGAGCCGGGCTTCACCAGGGAGCCGGTTGTCGAGGAGACCACCGCTGTCATCGTGGGCGGCGGGTTCGGCGGCATGCTGTTGGCGGTCAATCTGATCAAGCGGGGCATCACCGACTTTCGCATCGTCGAAGCGGCGGGCGACTTCGGCGGCACCTGGTACTGGAACCGGTATCCCGGCTGCCAGTGCGATGTGGAGTCCTACATCTACATGCCGCTGCTCGAAGAGACCGGCTACATGCCGTCCAAGCGCTATGCCCCGGCCACCGAAATCTTCGAGCACTGCCAACGCATCGGCCGTCATTTCGACCTCTATCCCCACGCCCTGTTCCAGACCGAGATGGAGACGGCGGTCTGGGATGAGGAGGCTGCTCGCTGGCGCATCACGACCGACCGTGGCGACCAGCTGACCGCCAAGTTCATGGTGACCGCAGGTGGCATCCTGCACAAGGCCAAGCTGCCTGCCATCGAGGGCATCACCGACTTTGAAGGCCGGGCGTTTCACACGGCCCGCTGGAACTACGAATTCACCGGTGGGGGCCCCACCGATCCGATGGACAAGATGGCCGACAAGCGGGTGGGCATCATCGGCACCGGGGCCACCTCGGTGCAGGTGGTCCCACAGCTGGCCCGTGCCGCCAAAGAGGTGTTCGTCTTTCAGCGGACGCCGGCGTCGGTGGGCGTGCGCAACAACAGCTTCACCGACCCCGAGTGGTGGAAGACCCTGAAGCCCGGCTGGCAGGCAGAGCGTATGGCCAACTTCACCTCGGTGGTCAGCGGTGAACACCCCGACGAAGACCTGGTGGCCGATGAATGGTCGGTGGTCTGGGGCACCGACACCCAGAGCGAGCCCGCCACGCCGGAGGAGGCGGTGGCCCTGGAGCGCCATGACTTCGAGGTGATGGAGACGCTGCGAGGCCGCGTCGACGACGTGGTCGACGATCCGGAGACCGCCGAGAGGCTCAAGCCCTGGTACGGCAAGCATTGCAAGCGGGTCACCTTCCACGACGAATACCTCGAGGCGTTCAACTCGCCCAACGTGCACCTGGTGGACACCGACGGACGCGGCGTGGAACTGATGAACGCGCAGGGGCCGGTGGTTGACGGCGAGCAGTACGAGATCGACCTGCTGATCTACGCGTCGGGCTTTGAGGTGACCACCGGGCTGGTCAGCCGGCTCGGCTTCGACCCGGTGGGTAAGGGCGGCGTGAAGCTCAGCGAACGCTGGGCCGATGGCGCCCACACGCTGCACGGTGTGTTCACCCATGGTTTTCCCAACATGTTGGTGTGCCACTTTGTGCAGGCCGGCTTTGGGCTCAACTTCACCCATTACCTGTCGGAGTCGACCAACCATCTCGCCTCGATCATCGCTCGGGCCGAGGACGAGAACATCGTGTCGATCGAGGCCACCGAAGAGGCGGAGGAGGCCTGGCTGGCGACGCTGTGGCAGGCGGGCAAGGGCTTTGGACGCTACGGCGCCAAGTGCACGCCCAGCTACGGCAACTCCGAAGGCGCCCGCAGTATGGAGGCGGCGCGCAACGTGGTGCATCCAGGCAACCTGATGAACTACGTCGCCTACCTGCAGGAGTGGCGTGATGCGGGCGACATGCCCGGCACCGTCGTCGTTCGCGGCGACGAGGTGTAA